Proteins encoded together in one Streptomyces umbrinus window:
- a CDS encoding type I polyketide synthase: protein MSEQMPAARPLLFPVSCRSLKGIRARAAGLSDWLTGPGADADLADVAHTLARRRSHLPVRGVVLAHDRHELMDRLHTLAAGESGEGIVAAEAARQGASDVVFVFSGYGSQWDGMGGGLLAEPAFAAVLDELEPIFRAEGRGSLRQLLTGTDLSQADASFVQPALFAMQVGLAVVWQEYGIRPAAVLGQSMGELAAAVVSGGLSLADAAHVILRRSEVMQRRMFGLGATAVVELPAQEVERRLRAGIDLEIAVYSSTRATVVAGDRNVMEDFLSSCEADGIATYPVRGGHAAGHSRFADHVVPELTALLSDVNGTTPSVRFYSTTLPDPRSTPAFDGAYWAANVRRPVRLLDAVNAAVADGLRTFIEVAPHPVAVRSLADTLADNEVSGVAVWESLRRGQSAGSAVLFGLARAHCRGLDVDWARLYPSGRLVDLPSTPWDHGQRQPVTGRVAVAAERTHPLLGVHVRLPSTPARHIWQTTLDTSRLTWLADHRLDELPLLPGTGYCEMALATACVAFEAKPEDIVLTEVAFRRLLPLASPVTVTTSLTVTGAGEGEVEIAGRQGDADIVHATAKVAVRTREPADTDTLDPNGLSGPFLSPAEVYSQLRGAGLHHGPAFAGLTGLSATGDLTLTRVSRPAAAQPDPRMGFHPALLDACLHGVAAELVRDTGQACLPEGVGSVRLTGELSDNVVCRARVRTDDRGCTADLEVYDEDGLLVAELLGVAFRYIDEDAFPASTDGLLYTLEYEPVPLPTESGSPPTGTWLVCGGGAEEEFSAQLLTQMERAGLRPTLLDSADHSEWTLETETDAPAVQGVVLLGWETGRTTSDGPDATVGADRRLLSMVQLAAGLVRSSEAAGSPRLYAVTRGACPPTGEIPFDLAQSGLVGLTRSLRAERPELRPTLVDLDPQPDPVQLVRELCSAAADDEVVWRGGVRHVARLNPMKADRPAAPERTVVRPGGGYVVTGGTGGLGLATARWLAERGAGCVVLNGRSVPGPDTARGIEEIRATGTRVVVVLGDIAEPGVADLVMRAVTEVGARVRGVVHAAGVLDDALVTDLDAERIGRVWSAKAVGAWRLHLATPEDGVDWWIGYSSSAALLDAPGQANYAAANACLDAIAWWRHAHGLPALSVNWGPWAEIGGARESSVGGLGKIRPREAFTALEELLAHGCTQAGVVRLGRDFSTVFPEIRRSSYFARIVAGLAQDLADTARFDRHRLQAMSLEAVRHAVTGRLTERIRPLLRHRTTRLPLGTPLVHLGLDSLAAVRIKNALRDDFGLDIPVSRLLQGVSVTALATEIVAGLTDQAKEPTEPAAGQAERRIRSRRTRTAQQARRRRPQ, encoded by the coding sequence GCTGCTCTTTCCCGTGTCGTGCCGCTCCCTGAAGGGGATACGAGCCAGGGCCGCGGGTCTGTCCGATTGGCTCACGGGTCCTGGGGCCGATGCCGACCTCGCCGATGTGGCCCACACACTGGCCCGACGTCGCTCCCATCTCCCCGTGCGGGGCGTGGTGCTGGCCCATGACCGCCATGAGCTCATGGACCGGCTCCACACGCTCGCGGCCGGCGAGAGCGGGGAAGGCATCGTCGCTGCGGAGGCAGCGCGACAGGGAGCGTCCGATGTGGTCTTCGTCTTCTCCGGATATGGCTCGCAATGGGACGGCATGGGCGGCGGCCTGCTCGCGGAACCGGCCTTCGCCGCCGTGCTGGACGAGCTAGAGCCCATCTTTCGTGCCGAAGGCCGCGGTTCGCTGCGTCAGTTGCTGACAGGGACCGACCTCTCGCAGGCGGATGCCTCGTTCGTACAGCCCGCGCTGTTCGCCATGCAGGTGGGGCTCGCCGTGGTCTGGCAGGAGTATGGCATCAGGCCTGCTGCGGTCCTGGGGCAGTCGATGGGGGAACTCGCCGCCGCCGTGGTGAGCGGCGGGCTGTCCCTCGCGGATGCGGCACACGTCATTCTGCGGCGCTCCGAGGTCATGCAGCGCCGCATGTTCGGTCTCGGCGCCACTGCCGTCGTGGAGCTGCCCGCTCAGGAGGTGGAGCGGCGGCTGAGGGCCGGTATCGATCTCGAAATCGCCGTCTACAGCTCGACGCGAGCCACCGTGGTGGCGGGCGACCGGAACGTCATGGAGGACTTCCTGTCGTCCTGCGAGGCTGACGGCATCGCAACGTATCCCGTCCGCGGAGGTCACGCCGCCGGGCACAGCAGGTTCGCCGACCACGTCGTACCGGAGCTGACCGCCCTCCTCTCGGATGTGAACGGCACGACGCCCTCGGTCCGCTTCTATTCCACGACCTTGCCGGACCCCCGCTCCACACCGGCCTTCGACGGCGCCTACTGGGCGGCCAACGTCCGCCGTCCGGTCCGGCTCCTGGACGCGGTCAACGCTGCCGTGGCGGATGGTCTGCGCACCTTCATCGAGGTCGCCCCGCACCCCGTCGCCGTGCGGTCCCTCGCCGACACCCTGGCCGACAACGAGGTGAGCGGCGTCGCCGTCTGGGAGTCCCTGCGCAGAGGGCAATCGGCAGGATCCGCCGTACTGTTCGGGCTCGCTCGGGCCCACTGCCGGGGCCTCGACGTGGACTGGGCGCGGTTGTATCCGTCGGGCCGCCTCGTGGATCTTCCGTCGACGCCTTGGGACCACGGGCAGCGTCAACCGGTGACCGGCCGCGTCGCCGTCGCGGCCGAACGCACTCACCCGCTGCTGGGGGTGCACGTCCGGCTGCCCAGCACGCCGGCTCGGCACATCTGGCAGACGACCCTCGACACCTCGCGCCTCACCTGGCTGGCCGACCACCGCCTCGATGAGCTTCCTCTCCTTCCCGGCACCGGCTACTGCGAAATGGCACTGGCCACGGCGTGTGTCGCGTTCGAGGCGAAACCGGAGGACATCGTCCTGACAGAGGTCGCCTTCCGGAGGCTGTTGCCCCTCGCTTCACCCGTGACCGTGACCACGTCTCTGACCGTCACCGGGGCAGGCGAAGGAGAAGTGGAGATCGCCGGCCGGCAAGGAGACGCGGACATCGTCCACGCGACGGCGAAGGTCGCCGTACGGACACGGGAACCAGCCGACACGGACACACTGGACCCGAATGGCCTGTCCGGCCCTTTCCTCAGTCCCGCCGAGGTCTACTCTCAGCTGCGCGGCGCCGGTCTCCACCACGGTCCGGCGTTCGCCGGCCTCACCGGGCTCTCGGCCACCGGGGACCTGACTCTCACCAGAGTGAGCCGCCCGGCTGCCGCGCAGCCCGACCCCCGGATGGGTTTCCATCCCGCTCTGCTCGATGCCTGCCTGCACGGAGTGGCCGCGGAGCTGGTACGTGACACCGGCCAGGCCTGTCTGCCCGAAGGCGTCGGCAGCGTGAGGCTGACCGGTGAGCTGAGCGACAACGTCGTATGCCGAGCCCGGGTCCGAACCGACGACCGTGGCTGCACGGCCGACTTGGAGGTGTACGACGAGGACGGGCTGCTCGTGGCAGAACTTCTCGGAGTGGCGTTTCGGTACATCGACGAGGATGCCTTCCCCGCCTCCACGGACGGACTGCTCTACACGCTGGAGTACGAACCGGTACCCCTGCCGACTGAATCCGGGTCGCCGCCGACGGGCACCTGGCTGGTGTGCGGCGGCGGCGCGGAAGAGGAGTTCAGCGCGCAGCTGCTCACGCAGATGGAGCGTGCCGGCCTTCGGCCGACACTGCTCGACAGCGCAGACCACTCGGAGTGGACACTCGAGACCGAGACGGATGCACCGGCTGTACAGGGTGTGGTACTCCTCGGCTGGGAGACCGGCCGGACAACCTCGGACGGCCCCGATGCGACGGTCGGCGCCGACCGTCGCCTGCTGTCCATGGTGCAGCTCGCCGCAGGACTGGTTCGCAGCTCCGAGGCGGCCGGATCACCCCGGTTGTACGCGGTCACGCGTGGTGCATGCCCGCCCACCGGAGAGATTCCCTTCGACCTCGCTCAGAGCGGGCTGGTCGGACTGACCCGGTCGCTGCGCGCCGAACGGCCCGAACTGAGGCCCACCCTGGTCGACTTGGACCCGCAACCCGACCCCGTCCAGCTGGTACGGGAACTGTGCTCCGCCGCGGCGGACGACGAGGTGGTGTGGCGGGGCGGGGTGCGCCACGTGGCCCGCCTGAATCCGATGAAGGCCGATCGCCCCGCAGCACCCGAGCGCACGGTGGTGCGGCCGGGCGGAGGCTATGTGGTGACGGGAGGCACCGGGGGACTCGGGCTCGCCACCGCTCGCTGGCTGGCGGAACGAGGCGCCGGCTGTGTCGTGCTGAACGGGCGCTCCGTTCCCGGACCCGACACGGCCCGCGGCATCGAGGAGATCCGAGCCACCGGCACCCGCGTCGTGGTCGTTCTCGGCGACATCGCGGAACCGGGCGTCGCCGACCTGGTGATGAGGGCGGTCACGGAAGTCGGTGCCCGGGTCCGCGGAGTGGTGCACGCCGCCGGCGTACTCGACGACGCCCTGGTGACAGACCTCGACGCGGAACGCATCGGACGGGTGTGGTCGGCGAAGGCCGTCGGAGCCTGGCGGCTCCACCTCGCCACACCGGAGGACGGTGTGGACTGGTGGATCGGCTACTCGTCCTCCGCCGCACTGCTGGATGCCCCCGGTCAGGCCAACTACGCCGCCGCCAACGCCTGTTTGGACGCGATCGCCTGGTGGCGGCACGCGCACGGACTGCCCGCGCTCTCCGTCAACTGGGGGCCCTGGGCCGAGATCGGGGGAGCCCGGGAGTCGAGCGTCGGCGGGCTCGGGAAAATACGCCCGCGGGAGGCGTTCACCGCCCTGGAGGAACTGCTGGCCCACGGTTGCACCCAGGCAGGTGTCGTGCGTCTCGGGCGCGACTTCTCGACCGTGTTCCCGGAGATCCGCCGCTCGTCCTACTTCGCGCGGATCGTCGCGGGACTGGCACAGGACCTGGCGGACACGGCCCGGTTCGACCGGCACCGCCTCCAGGCAATGAGCCTGGAGGCGGTGCGTCATGCGGTGACAGGGAGGCTCACCGAGCGGATCCGCCCGCTGCTCCGCCACCGGACCACCAGACTGCCGCTCGGCACACCCCTCGTTCATCTGGGGCTCGACTCCCTGGCCGCCGTGCGGATCAAGAACGCTCTACGGGACGACTTCGGCCTCGACATCCCTGTGTCCCGTCTTTTGCAGGGGGTGAGCGTGACAGCGCTGGCCACCGAAATCGTCGCCGGTCTCACCGACCAGGCGAAGGAGCCGACGGAACCTGCAGCCGGCCAGGCCGAGCGGCGAATCCGAAGCCGTCGTACACGCACGGCACAGCAGGCACGAAGGAGGCGGCCTCAGTGA
- a CDS encoding type I polyketide synthase: protein MAEEPLEGIAVIGMAGRFPMAGTVAEFWRNLREGRECLETLDDEELRRQGVPDSVLSDPTYMRRAGTLEGIEEFDAEFFGFAPSLAATMDPQQKLLLECSWHALEDAGCDPARHGGSIGVFVSGSACGYYPYHVLSRHNLRTLLGAGSSSAQMSLWSANDVNFYATRIAHAFDLHGPALSVQTACSSALTAVHLACQSLLCGESDMALAGGMSVKVPHRVGYLRDLDSVMSPDGHCRPFDAKSGGTVFTSGGGVVALKRLSDALADGDDIRAVIRGSAVNNDGSLKMGYTAPSVEMQAAVVREALAVAGVDPRDVGYVEAHGTGTALGDPVEVAALRRAFGEQPDGPWCALGSVKGNVGHCETAAGVVGLIKAVLCLENQTLVPTLHFTEANPELELAGGPFRIQAELADWPGHRPRLAGVTSLGAGGTNVHVVLEEAPKRDVSSAHSEPQVLVLSARTERALAESGERLAAHLGQRPVADLADTALTLADGRRAFRYRRAVVARDGQEAATALRTAHPVADSQATGEAPAVLLLFSGAVESHAPTASGLYEVDPLFAEPFDRCAELFATELGAEFGDALRPDSVGSSQYPRAAEARTFCVEYAMARALEGWGVHPTAVAGGGVGEYVAAELAGVMSLPDAVRLVAGREPADLTLAAPTLPLLSAETGKWLSPDEATDAGRWSKTPGAPVRWDVVLDTALADRKYLLVDAGPQHRGRADLHLVRGRDEDADDAAVFLGALGGLWAHGAPVDWAPMRPGRRRTPLPGYPFQRSRHWLDSTYAETQAAIQGDTTNGGAPVSAEPDLVAGTTEQVLSALWSDVLGIDSVNPDDDFFLLGGDSVMAAQIAGRARSAGLRFSPRAMFQHPTLRSLSDAVDPDATGSTPQVTAASSRPPVSGTEELPLTPAQLELTADSSVLPDLDVPLVFRVGDEVAPEVLDEAVLRAVGHHEALRVELVERSGMWEHRRAALDGPLLTVMSWEENGPTGPAAMVDAAAAEARRRRIPGRRAAVEAVLVDGGTERGRHLVLLVHATAIDLTAQRLLAEDVTTACRQLLAGRPVNLPAVSTTWQTWSDCLTTWALDDAVLLERPFWLDLMRRAGARPALASGDGNAPGAPGARGPVHLLRSTVDASLTGSLRAVQRRERLGSATLVLAAVSAALADEAGGEGVLIDVMDSARNGEFPGIDLSRTVGRCTSVHPLVVGANRDDRTRLLSDTREALDSIPFHGVHYGVLRHLHPQTAEALRQLSAADVTFGDGGVRKEGTATTRRTPLQAVPLGDLPLGEPALARGHALDVRTYRQSGRIHIDWWWDGACCEEETVQRLRDHTLATLGGLAQ, encoded by the coding sequence ATGGCGGAAGAACCGCTTGAGGGCATCGCGGTCATCGGAATGGCTGGACGTTTCCCGATGGCGGGCACGGTCGCCGAGTTCTGGCGCAACCTGCGAGAGGGCAGGGAATGCCTGGAGACCCTGGACGATGAGGAACTCCGTCGCCAGGGCGTACCCGACTCCGTGCTGAGCGATCCCACCTATATGCGGCGTGCCGGAACACTTGAGGGGATCGAGGAGTTCGACGCTGAGTTCTTCGGTTTCGCACCGAGCCTCGCGGCCACGATGGACCCGCAGCAGAAGCTGCTGCTCGAATGCTCCTGGCACGCGCTGGAGGACGCCGGGTGCGATCCGGCACGCCACGGGGGCTCCATCGGGGTGTTCGTCTCCGGATCCGCCTGCGGCTACTACCCGTATCACGTACTGTCCCGGCACAATCTGCGCACGCTGCTGGGCGCGGGTTCGTCGTCGGCCCAAATGTCCTTGTGGTCGGCGAACGACGTCAATTTCTACGCGACACGTATCGCCCATGCCTTCGACCTGCACGGCCCGGCACTGAGTGTGCAGACCGCGTGTTCCAGCGCACTCACCGCCGTCCATCTCGCCTGCCAGAGTCTGCTGTGCGGCGAGTCCGACATGGCGCTGGCGGGCGGTATGTCCGTCAAGGTGCCGCACCGCGTCGGCTACCTCCGAGATCTCGACTCGGTGATGTCGCCGGACGGTCACTGCCGGCCGTTCGACGCGAAGTCCGGTGGGACGGTCTTCACCAGTGGTGGGGGAGTGGTCGCACTCAAGAGGCTGAGCGACGCGCTCGCCGATGGTGACGACATCCGGGCCGTCATCCGGGGTTCCGCGGTCAACAACGACGGCTCCCTCAAGATGGGGTACACCGCCCCCAGCGTCGAAATGCAGGCGGCCGTGGTCCGCGAAGCTCTCGCCGTGGCCGGGGTGGACCCGCGCGACGTGGGATACGTGGAGGCGCACGGTACCGGCACCGCGCTCGGCGACCCCGTGGAAGTCGCCGCCCTGCGCAGGGCGTTCGGCGAGCAGCCCGACGGGCCCTGGTGCGCGCTCGGCTCGGTGAAGGGCAACGTCGGGCACTGTGAGACGGCGGCCGGAGTCGTCGGCCTCATCAAGGCCGTCCTGTGTCTCGAGAACCAGACCCTGGTGCCCACACTCCACTTCACCGAGGCCAATCCCGAACTCGAGCTGGCAGGAGGCCCGTTCCGCATACAGGCCGAGTTGGCCGACTGGCCCGGCCACCGGCCGCGGCTTGCCGGCGTGACCTCGCTGGGTGCGGGCGGTACCAATGTGCACGTGGTGCTGGAGGAAGCGCCGAAGCGCGATGTCTCGTCCGCGCACTCCGAACCACAGGTACTGGTGCTGAGCGCGCGTACCGAACGAGCCCTCGCCGAGTCGGGTGAGCGTCTCGCGGCACACCTTGGTCAGCGGCCCGTCGCCGACCTGGCCGACACAGCGCTGACTCTCGCGGACGGCCGCCGGGCGTTTCGCTACCGCCGAGCCGTCGTCGCACGTGACGGACAGGAAGCTGCGACCGCGCTCCGGACCGCACACCCGGTCGCCGACAGTCAGGCGACCGGCGAAGCACCAGCCGTGCTGCTGCTGTTCTCGGGAGCGGTGGAGAGCCACGCGCCAACGGCATCGGGATTGTACGAGGTTGATCCACTGTTCGCGGAACCCTTCGACCGTTGCGCGGAGTTGTTCGCCACAGAGCTCGGCGCCGAGTTCGGGGACGCTCTCCGTCCGGACTCAGTGGGATCGTCGCAGTACCCACGGGCAGCCGAGGCACGCACGTTCTGCGTGGAATACGCGATGGCCCGCGCCCTGGAGGGATGGGGGGTGCACCCGACCGCGGTCGCCGGCGGAGGCGTCGGTGAGTACGTCGCAGCCGAACTGGCGGGAGTGATGAGCCTCCCTGATGCTGTGCGGCTCGTCGCCGGGCGAGAACCTGCGGACCTGACACTGGCGGCGCCCACGCTGCCTCTCCTCTCGGCGGAGACCGGCAAATGGCTGTCCCCGGACGAGGCGACAGATGCCGGACGGTGGTCGAAGACTCCCGGCGCGCCTGTGCGCTGGGACGTGGTACTGGACACCGCCTTGGCCGACAGGAAGTACCTGCTCGTCGATGCGGGACCTCAACACCGGGGGCGTGCAGATCTGCACCTCGTACGCGGCCGTGATGAGGATGCCGACGACGCCGCGGTCTTCCTGGGCGCCCTGGGGGGACTGTGGGCGCACGGAGCGCCGGTGGACTGGGCGCCGATGCGTCCCGGACGTCGCCGGACCCCTCTCCCCGGATATCCCTTCCAGCGGTCGCGGCACTGGCTGGACTCGACGTACGCCGAAACACAAGCGGCGATCCAAGGGGACACGACGAACGGCGGCGCCCCGGTGAGCGCGGAGCCCGACCTCGTGGCGGGTACGACGGAACAGGTCCTGTCCGCCCTCTGGTCCGATGTTCTCGGAATCGACTCGGTCAACCCCGACGACGACTTCTTCCTGCTCGGCGGCGACTCGGTGATGGCCGCGCAGATTGCCGGCCGCGCGCGCTCGGCCGGACTGCGGTTCAGCCCTCGGGCAATGTTCCAGCACCCCACGCTGCGGTCCTTGAGTGATGCGGTGGACCCAGACGCGACCGGTTCGACGCCCCAGGTGACCGCCGCCTCTAGCCGCCCACCGGTGTCCGGGACTGAAGAACTCCCCCTGACGCCAGCCCAGTTGGAGTTGACGGCTGACTCCTCCGTCCTGCCGGACCTGGACGTTCCCCTGGTGTTCCGCGTCGGTGACGAGGTTGCCCCGGAGGTGCTCGACGAAGCCGTGCTGCGGGCGGTGGGCCATCACGAAGCGCTTCGGGTGGAGTTGGTCGAGCGGTCCGGGATGTGGGAGCACCGCAGGGCGGCCCTGGACGGCCCCCTGCTGACCGTCATGTCGTGGGAAGAGAACGGCCCTACGGGTCCTGCCGCGATGGTCGACGCCGCCGCTGCCGAGGCTCGGCGCCGTCGCATTCCCGGGAGGCGCGCCGCCGTGGAGGCTGTACTCGTCGACGGAGGGACGGAGAGGGGTCGTCACCTCGTGCTCCTGGTTCACGCCACGGCGATCGACCTCACCGCACAGCGCCTGCTCGCCGAGGACGTGACCACCGCCTGCCGCCAGCTCCTTGCAGGACGGCCGGTCAACCTGCCAGCCGTCAGCACCACCTGGCAGACCTGGTCCGACTGTCTGACGACCTGGGCGCTCGACGACGCCGTGCTGCTTGAGCGCCCGTTCTGGCTGGACCTGATGCGCCGCGCGGGCGCACGGCCGGCGCTTGCGTCCGGAGACGGCAACGCCCCAGGTGCACCGGGAGCCCGAGGACCCGTACACCTACTGCGCAGCACGGTCGACGCGTCACTGACGGGTTCGCTTCGGGCCGTGCAGAGGCGGGAGCGCCTGGGATCCGCCACGCTGGTGCTCGCGGCCGTGTCCGCGGCGCTCGCCGACGAGGCGGGTGGCGAGGGTGTACTGATCGACGTCATGGACAGTGCGAGGAACGGCGAGTTCCCGGGTATCGATCTCAGCCGGACCGTGGGCCGCTGCACCTCCGTGCACCCGCTCGTCGTCGGCGCGAACCGCGACGACCGGACGCGCCTGCTGAGCGATACGCGCGAGGCGCTGGACAGCATCCCGTTCCACGGCGTGCACTACGGCGTGCTGCGTCATCTTCACCCGCAGACAGCCGAGGCCCTGCGACAGCTGTCCGCTGCGGACGTGACCTTCGGTGACGGCGGAGTGCGAAAGGAGGGGACGGCCACCACCCGCCGGACGCCACTACAAGCCGTACCACTGGGTGACCTCCCCCTCGGCGAGCCCGCCCTGGCTCGTGGCCACGCGCTCGATGTGCGCACCTACCGGCAGTCCGGCAGGATCCACATCGACTGGTGGTGGGACGGCGCGTGCTGCGAAGAGGAGACCGTGCAGCGCCTGCGTGACCACACTCTCGCGACGCTAGGAGGGCTCGCTCAGTAG
- a CDS encoding BlaI/MecI/CopY family transcriptional regulator, with translation MSTSLQIRVLNLLSAAGRPMQGREVQEQLNKEREDRLAYTTVLTVLTRLVSNGAAARHRNGRHYVYHATCRDEVGLAVRKVLTSFGTDAVAHFVDQAYADPALRAELRLAVDGSALLSEPS, from the coding sequence ATGAGTACTTCACTGCAGATCCGAGTCCTCAATCTCCTCTCAGCGGCCGGACGCCCGATGCAAGGGCGCGAGGTTCAGGAGCAGCTCAACAAGGAACGGGAGGACCGGCTCGCCTACACCACGGTCCTGACCGTGCTGACCAGGCTGGTCAGCAACGGCGCCGCCGCCCGCCACCGCAACGGGCGGCATTACGTCTACCACGCCACATGCCGAGACGAGGTGGGCCTGGCCGTACGAAAAGTGCTCACCAGTTTCGGGACCGACGCGGTCGCCCACTTCGTCGACCAGGCGTATGCCGACCCCGCACTGCGGGCGGAACTACGCCTGGCCGTCGACGGATCGGCGCTACTGAGCGAGCCCTCCTAG
- the purF gene encoding amidophosphoribosyltransferase yields the protein MNDPLAKPREACGVVGAWGPATPAVRTMLIALQHRGQQSAGIAICRNSGIDCRTGSGRVTDVFPNPEARALQGGAGAIGHVRYATSGGEGPDDELAQPIVMQAGTNSTLALAHNGTLVNTDEARAGLGISTDATDTAVLGRLLTAVMENAGMTLSQALHEVLPQVTGAYSLVLTDGRRMYGVRDPQAFRPLCLGQLEDTWLLASESAAIAAVGATFVRELEPGEVLEADADGIHSSRLDVPGARRASCLFEHVYFARADSRIGGRSVYEARYAAGRELAAYAPPPPSSDVVVAVPDTARVAADGYAWHAGLPAVQGLLRHEGVGRSFITGDPAGREAAVRQKLSAVPAAVAGREVVLVDDSLVRGTTMTAVVAMLRTAGARGVHLRIASPPHRWPCFYGIDTGRGDALLGAQVPLDRLAGHLGCDSAEFLPLESLLNAVGGDPDTYCTACLDGRFPTAVDLRDGAFLQQQR from the coding sequence GTGAACGATCCGCTCGCCAAACCCCGCGAGGCGTGCGGTGTCGTCGGCGCCTGGGGCCCGGCCACGCCGGCCGTGCGCACCATGCTCATCGCCCTCCAGCACCGCGGGCAGCAGAGCGCCGGCATCGCCATCTGCCGAAACTCCGGCATCGACTGCCGGACCGGATCCGGCCGGGTGACGGACGTCTTCCCGAACCCCGAGGCACGTGCACTGCAGGGCGGGGCGGGGGCCATCGGACATGTGCGGTACGCGACTTCGGGCGGCGAAGGGCCCGACGACGAGCTGGCTCAGCCCATCGTGATGCAGGCCGGCACGAACAGCACTCTCGCCCTGGCGCACAACGGCACGCTCGTGAATACCGACGAGGCCCGTGCGGGACTGGGTATCTCCACCGATGCCACCGACACCGCCGTCCTCGGTCGGCTGCTCACGGCGGTCATGGAGAACGCCGGCATGACCTTGTCCCAGGCACTCCACGAGGTACTGCCGCAGGTCACCGGCGCCTACTCGCTCGTGCTCACTGACGGCCGTCGGATGTACGGGGTCCGCGATCCCCAGGCGTTTCGGCCCCTGTGCCTGGGCCAACTCGAGGACACCTGGCTGCTGGCCTCGGAGTCCGCCGCCATCGCCGCGGTCGGCGCAACATTCGTCCGCGAGCTGGAGCCGGGCGAGGTCCTGGAGGCCGATGCCGACGGCATTCACAGCAGCCGTCTCGACGTGCCGGGGGCTCGGCGCGCCTCGTGCCTGTTCGAGCATGTGTACTTCGCCCGCGCCGACTCCCGTATCGGCGGCCGGAGCGTGTACGAGGCGCGGTACGCGGCCGGGCGGGAGCTGGCAGCGTACGCTCCTCCACCGCCGTCCTCGGACGTGGTGGTGGCCGTGCCCGATACGGCCCGGGTCGCGGCCGACGGATATGCCTGGCACGCCGGACTTCCCGCCGTACAGGGGCTGTTGCGGCACGAAGGCGTGGGCCGCTCCTTCATCACCGGCGACCCGGCGGGCCGCGAGGCCGCCGTCCGTCAGAAGCTGTCCGCCGTGCCTGCCGCCGTCGCGGGACGCGAGGTCGTCCTCGTCGACGACTCGCTCGTCCGGGGCACCACCATGACAGCCGTGGTGGCCATGCTCCGGACGGCCGGAGCGCGCGGCGTCCATCTGCGGATCGCGTCCCCACCGCACCGCTGGCCGTGCTTCTACGGCATCGACACCGGGCGCGGGGACGCGCTGCTCGGCGCACAGGTTCCTCTGGACCGGCTGGCCGGGCATCTCGGCTGCGACAGCGCGGAGTTCCTGCCGCTGGAGTCCCTGCTCAACGCGGTCGGCGGAGATCCGGACACCTACTGCACCGCCTGTCTCGACGGCCGGTTCCCCACCGCGGTGGACCTCCGAGACGGGGCTTTCCTACAGCAGCAGCGATGA
- a CDS encoding thioesterase II family protein: MNRTIPGVTGLAQEWLRNPRPRRRPRLRLVCFPHAGGSARFFYPWLRELPVAVELLAVQYPGRDDRLDEPVLDRMDLLTDPLAEAVAEVADVPLVLFGHSMGASVAFEVARRLDSRSPDLVRHLFVSARPAPFSSDPALAQQRDDDTLVRELARLGGTDSTLFDDPEIRATLLPAIRGDYRLIEGYRYRAGPPLTCATTAVVGSHDPEVPNRLAEGWQAATTGTFTLRVMPGGHFYLTERRSELIAYLLTALGMRGGHGGGHASTP; encoded by the coding sequence GTGAACCGGACGATACCCGGGGTCACCGGCCTCGCCCAGGAGTGGCTGCGCAACCCACGGCCGCGACGCCGCCCGCGACTGCGCCTTGTCTGCTTTCCGCACGCGGGGGGATCGGCCCGTTTCTTCTACCCGTGGCTGCGTGAACTCCCTGTGGCAGTCGAGCTGCTGGCAGTTCAGTACCCAGGACGCGACGATCGCCTCGACGAGCCCGTGCTCGACCGGATGGACCTGCTGACCGACCCGCTCGCCGAGGCCGTCGCCGAGGTCGCCGACGTACCGCTGGTGCTGTTCGGACACAGCATGGGTGCATCCGTGGCCTTCGAAGTGGCACGCCGTCTCGACAGTCGGTCTCCCGATCTCGTACGCCACTTGTTCGTCTCGGCACGGCCGGCCCCCTTCTCCTCCGATCCCGCTCTCGCACAGCAACGTGACGACGACACCCTGGTCCGGGAACTGGCCCGGCTCGGCGGGACGGACTCAACGCTGTTCGACGATCCCGAGATACGTGCCACGCTCCTGCCCGCCATCCGCGGGGACTACCGGCTGATCGAGGGCTACCGCTACCGGGCGGGCCCACCGCTCACCTGCGCCACCACAGCCGTGGTGGGGAGCCATGACCCGGAAGTGCCGAACCGTCTGGCCGAGGGGTGGCAGGCGGCCACCACCGGCACCTTCACGCTGCGCGTCATGCCTGGCGGCCACTTCTACCTGACCGAGCGCAGGTCCGAACTGATCGCCTACCTGCTCACCGCCCTCGGAATGCGGGGCGGCCACGGAGGCGGCCACGCCTCGACCCCGTGA